Proteins encoded in a region of the Deltaproteobacteria bacterium genome:
- a CDS encoding antibiotic biosynthesis monooxygenase — MEVILATFEIKPDKTGEFEALGRELVAATHKEPGCLLYRLHKSGERTYIFYEAYVDADAVKAHMAGPALRELFPKVQALLASPPRIERPAVIAG; from the coding sequence ATGGAAGTCATTCTCGCCACATTTGAAATCAAGCCGGACAAGACCGGTGAGTTCGAGGCCCTCGGCAGGGAACTGGTTGCCGCCACCCACAAGGAGCCCGGCTGCCTGCTGTACCGTCTCCACAAGAGCGGTGAACGGACATATATTTTCTACGAGGCTTATGTCGATGCCGATGCGGTGAAAGCCCATATGGCGGGCCCTGCTTTACGGGAACTGTTCCCGAAGGTGCAGGCGCTTCTTGCCTCACCGCCCAGGATCGAGCGGCCAGCGGTCATCGCCGGATAA
- a CDS encoding HAD family hydrolase: MSDPISCEAVFFDLFDTLIHIDYEGFPRVTFAGQERPSTAGRLRDFLAGKGYDIPLDRFLNELIAVYLDIQKEKAAEHREIAATTRHERLLARLGINAGPELAGEMTELHMGYLVRHARPAERATELLEAYAAKVPVALISNFDHTSAGHAILEKFGWTARFKSIVISDALGLCKPRRELYDLAVRETGVPHEKAVMVGDTHLADVKGPKDLGLRAIWINLKNLELAPEQVQPDQTIRALKELPDVLKV, from the coding sequence ATGTCAGACCCCATTTCCTGTGAAGCGGTCTTTTTCGACCTGTTCGATACCCTGATCCACATCGATTACGAGGGTTTCCCCCGTGTCACGTTTGCGGGCCAGGAACGTCCTTCCACTGCCGGACGGCTCCGTGATTTTCTCGCCGGGAAAGGGTACGATATCCCTCTGGACCGGTTCCTGAACGAGCTGATCGCCGTTTACCTGGACATCCAGAAGGAAAAGGCCGCTGAGCACCGGGAGATTGCGGCCACCACGCGGCACGAGCGGCTGCTCGCCCGGCTCGGCATCAATGCCGGTCCGGAACTGGCCGGTGAAATGACCGAACTGCACATGGGATATCTCGTCAGGCACGCCCGGCCCGCCGAACGCGCCACCGAACTGCTGGAGGCCTATGCCGCGAAAGTACCGGTGGCGCTCATCTCCAACTTTGATCATACGAGCGCGGGGCACGCGATCCTGGAAAAATTTGGCTGGACTGCCCGCTTCAAAAGCATCGTGATCTCGGACGCGCTGGGACTCTGCAAGCCCCGCCGGGAACTGTATGACTTGGCTGTGCGCGAAACCGGTGTCCCGCACGAAAAGGCTGTCATGGTCGGCGACACGCATCTGGCCGACGTAAAGGGACCGAAAGATCTCGGGCTCCGTGCCATCTGGATCAACCTGAAGAACCTCGAACTCGCACCTGAACAGGTCCAGCCGGACCAAACGATCCGGGCCCTGAAAGAGCTGCCGGACGTGCTGAAAGTGTAA
- the lnt gene encoding apolipoprotein N-acyltransferase, with the protein MANSGEKYQGVPGARPDTVQRPWLYILLLPVAGGLLLPAGLAPMHFPAGTLAAAALPMLAVRRLGLVQSAIASLIYGTVSALATASWVYTAVHDHYRMGVLASAGFTVFIVGVGNGFFEGLPVFLWRLLAGASTGPSPSPKSVPRYIVRPLLAGSVAFLTDIFRTTGPLSMPWGLIGAGLGSSDLLAQSVDLFGVRGHSFVAALTGGFLYEAVERYLHARPVPLAGYLRHSPPLRWAGGVLAVLLLYGAVRSLWVEAALKETRRTGTPLRIAAIQANIRQGERWQPELVPQNMNRHLALSEQAASESKPDVIIWPETAMNTYVTDSGNEWGRRLYALAFSSGAHLLLGGPHADFSGPGGGPRYFNSIFQVDPRTGFTARYDKNQLLLFAEFNPLTGNPLFPRAEAVPDDYTPGGQATLFRIGRFTLGPVICFEALYPALVRNLVRSGAQVILNVSNDAWFGETRAAAQHMEQSRLRAIEHRKYLVRNAGTGISAIVDPLGRYAGTPLPIFTEGILSGEVYAADIPSLYTAAGDWPLTLISLLIAGTGLAGRLRKQG; encoded by the coding sequence ATGGCGAACTCCGGCGAAAAATATCAGGGCGTCCCCGGGGCGCGTCCGGATACAGTCCAGCGCCCCTGGCTGTACATTCTGCTGCTGCCAGTCGCAGGCGGCCTGCTGCTCCCGGCCGGCCTGGCGCCCATGCATTTTCCGGCCGGAACCCTGGCGGCAGCAGCGCTCCCGATGCTGGCCGTCCGTCGCCTTGGGCTTGTCCAATCGGCCATCGCATCACTCATTTATGGAACCGTCTCGGCACTTGCGACCGCGTCCTGGGTCTACACCGCGGTCCACGACCATTACCGTATGGGCGTACTGGCAAGTGCTGGATTCACGGTCTTTATCGTGGGTGTCGGCAATGGTTTTTTCGAAGGACTCCCGGTGTTTCTCTGGAGACTGCTTGCAGGGGCCTCCACAGGCCCTTCGCCATCGCCAAAATCCGTTCCTCGCTACATCGTCCGGCCGCTCCTGGCGGGATCGGTGGCATTCCTGACTGATATCTTCCGCACGACCGGCCCGCTCAGCATGCCGTGGGGACTCATCGGTGCCGGACTGGGCAGCTCGGACCTTTTGGCCCAGTCAGTTGACCTGTTCGGTGTACGGGGCCACTCATTCGTCGCCGCCCTCACCGGCGGGTTCCTTTATGAGGCCGTTGAGCGGTATCTCCACGCCCGCCCGGTCCCGCTAGCCGGTTACCTGCGCCATTCTCCTCCGCTTCGCTGGGCCGGAGGAGTCCTCGCCGTCCTGCTCCTCTATGGCGCAGTTCGCTCGCTATGGGTCGAGGCCGCCCTGAAGGAAACGCGCAGAACCGGCACTCCGCTCCGCATCGCCGCCATTCAGGCAAACATCCGGCAGGGTGAACGCTGGCAACCCGAACTGGTCCCGCAGAACATGAACCGCCATCTGGCACTTTCCGAGCAGGCGGCGTCCGAATCAAAGCCAGATGTCATCATCTGGCCGGAAACGGCGATGAACACCTATGTCACCGACAGCGGCAACGAATGGGGCCGTCGCCTGTATGCCCTCGCGTTCTCGTCAGGCGCGCATCTGCTCCTCGGCGGTCCCCACGCCGATTTCAGCGGACCCGGTGGCGGCCCCCGTTACTTCAACTCGATTTTCCAGGTGGACCCTAGAACCGGCTTTACTGCCCGTTACGACAAGAACCAGCTTCTCCTGTTCGCCGAGTTCAACCCATTGACAGGAAACCCGCTGTTTCCCCGTGCGGAAGCCGTGCCCGACGATTACACCCCGGGCGGACAGGCCACCCTGTTCAGAATCGGAAGGTTCACCCTGGGACCGGTGATCTGTTTCGAGGCGCTCTACCCCGCACTGGTCCGGAATCTCGTACGCTCGGGCGCACAGGTCATTCTTAATGTCTCCAACGATGCCTGGTTCGGCGAAACCCGGGCGGCGGCCCAGCATATGGAGCAGAGCCGGCTCCGGGCGATCGAGCACCGGAAGTATCTCGTCCGCAATGCCGGAACCGGCATCAGCGCCATCGTTGATCCGTTGGGGCGATATGCAGGAACACCGCTACCCATATTCACGGAAGGGATACTGTCTGGTGAGGTTTACGCCGCGGACATTCCGAGTCTCTATACGGCGGCCGGAGACTGGCCGCTGACGCTGATTTCGCTGCTGATTGCCGGTACAGGACTGGCGGGCAGGCTCAGGAAACAGGGTTGA
- a CDS encoding methyl-accepting chemotaxis protein, translated as MIRRAFTQLFVWYGVYSVIGVGLAASILMALTELNPDLIFDPVPLTQFFAVFVGLMAAHILTARQWTKPVLDYENDEDAQSHDLTPEQARKFIECLNRMVIHSTIWVICVWPLGGMMSAAIYGFREEFVVGWIEKTMIVFVATAVGVMISIYQRALAEAKLEPAFQYFRIKGGLPLDDAVFRPRIRQMRWLIGWPVAWLLVILCGFGILFGFAQGEKTVRFTMERLAVYRLAAWHQQLEAAGEDPAGVDEIVQIMDTQMAVFKPSPNGAALWLDRNGSLVGESQSLERQLAQTPLTETELRWIADAGLTRKDTLRTAEIDVMDALQADSTTRQDVSYRRMLSRKLDLWVWIPLTGGGAVAMVFPRRDIQQDLTTVFLVAALFLTTGVLLWRIAVFSAEGITQPLMRLLSSLAGIAEGDLSKPVNVAAYNEVGRVSRAVQLMRDGLRSLVGRISQSSAQLGEISSRVSRSSGEVHHSTEAQVKAVDVASVSIEQIGRSLNEVSRTVGGLSEEARTAIDEVREVSQGSAAVEKSVDSLSARIEETNSSIFEVAASIRSVVDNIDTLSMTANDTASSIREMEQSIVSVRDLANDSVDTASRVLHDAELGARAVQENLQTMEAIRDTSLQATTTMQQLSQSLSEIREIVQVIQDVATKTNLLSLNAAIIAAQAGEEGAGFSVVAGQIKQLAGRTQRSARDIGERIQAILKEAASAVQLVLEGDQQIEHGVTVSAEVRAALEQIQYSTVEITERVKRIAQATGEQSQSAADITRSISRTVEMVDSIARATDEQKRGADQITKASEAMQATANEVRGTVLEQKRLTERISERIQRIAGLVESIDRAAREQGAGAKEISWAATSISESSRNNLDRVLELNEAIRLLAAEAQTLSTTVQNFKV; from the coding sequence TTGATCCGGCGGGCTTTCACGCAACTGTTCGTTTGGTACGGCGTCTATTCGGTCATCGGCGTTGGCCTGGCTGCCAGCATCCTGATGGCGCTGACAGAACTTAACCCGGACCTGATTTTTGACCCGGTACCGCTCACGCAGTTTTTCGCGGTTTTTGTGGGCCTGATGGCTGCGCATATCCTCACGGCCAGACAGTGGACCAAGCCGGTCCTGGACTATGAAAACGATGAAGATGCCCAGAGCCACGACCTGACTCCCGAGCAGGCCCGGAAGTTCATCGAGTGTCTCAACCGGATGGTCATTCATTCGACCATCTGGGTCATCTGCGTCTGGCCGCTGGGCGGCATGATGAGCGCCGCCATCTACGGATTCCGGGAGGAGTTCGTTGTCGGCTGGATCGAGAAAACGATGATTGTTTTCGTCGCCACCGCCGTCGGCGTCATGATTTCGATATACCAGCGGGCGCTCGCCGAGGCCAAGCTCGAACCAGCATTCCAGTATTTCCGGATCAAGGGCGGCCTGCCGCTCGATGACGCTGTTTTCCGGCCACGGATCCGCCAGATGCGGTGGCTGATCGGCTGGCCTGTAGCCTGGCTGCTGGTGATCCTGTGCGGCTTTGGAATCCTGTTCGGGTTCGCCCAAGGCGAGAAAACTGTGCGGTTCACCATGGAACGGCTAGCCGTCTACCGGCTGGCCGCCTGGCACCAGCAGCTGGAGGCCGCCGGTGAGGATCCCGCCGGAGTCGATGAAATCGTGCAGATCATGGATACCCAGATGGCGGTCTTCAAACCCTCGCCCAACGGCGCCGCCCTGTGGCTTGACCGGAACGGGAGTCTCGTCGGCGAAAGCCAGAGCCTGGAACGCCAGCTTGCGCAGACGCCGCTCACGGAAACGGAACTGCGCTGGATCGCCGACGCCGGGCTGACCCGCAAAGACACCCTCCGCACGGCAGAGATAGACGTGATGGATGCCTTGCAGGCTGACTCCACAACGCGGCAGGACGTCAGCTACCGCCGGATGCTGAGCCGAAAGCTGGACCTTTGGGTCTGGATTCCGCTGACGGGCGGCGGAGCAGTGGCCATGGTATTCCCGCGGCGGGATATCCAGCAGGATCTGACCACCGTGTTCCTGGTGGCCGCCCTGTTCCTCACAACCGGAGTTCTCCTGTGGCGGATCGCCGTCTTTTCGGCCGAAGGGATCACACAGCCGCTCATGCGGCTTCTCTCATCACTGGCGGGTATCGCCGAGGGTGACCTGTCAAAACCGGTAAATGTGGCGGCATACAACGAGGTGGGCCGCGTGAGCCGGGCAGTGCAGCTCATGCGCGACGGACTTCGCTCGCTCGTCGGCCGCATCAGCCAGTCGAGCGCGCAGCTTGGCGAGATTTCCAGCAGGGTCAGCCGTTCTTCCGGCGAGGTGCATCACTCCACCGAGGCCCAGGTCAAGGCCGTTGATGTGGCGTCGGTTTCCATTGAGCAGATCGGCCGGAGCTTGAATGAGGTTTCCCGCACGGTTGGCGGACTTTCAGAAGAGGCGCGTACTGCCATCGATGAAGTCCGGGAGGTTTCCCAAGGGAGTGCCGCAGTGGAGAAATCGGTGGACTCCCTGTCGGCACGAATCGAGGAAACCAATTCGTCGATTTTCGAGGTGGCCGCATCCATCCGTTCGGTCGTGGACAATATCGATACCCTGTCGATGACCGCGAACGATACTGCCTCCAGTATCCGGGAAATGGAGCAGTCGATTGTCAGCGTGCGTGATCTCGCCAATGACTCGGTCGATACTGCTTCCCGGGTGCTCCACGATGCCGAACTCGGTGCCCGTGCCGTGCAGGAAAACCTTCAGACAATGGAGGCCATCCGTGATACTTCGCTTCAGGCCACCACTACCATGCAGCAGCTCAGCCAGAGCCTGAGCGAAATCCGGGAGATCGTTCAGGTCATCCAGGACGTTGCCACCAAAACGAACCTGCTGTCGCTCAATGCGGCCATCATCGCTGCCCAGGCAGGCGAGGAAGGAGCCGGGTTCTCGGTCGTCGCCGGCCAGATCAAGCAGCTTGCCGGGCGCACCCAGCGGAGCGCCCGCGATATCGGCGAGCGCATTCAGGCAATCCTCAAGGAAGCGGCCAGTGCGGTCCAGCTCGTTCTGGAAGGCGACCAGCAGATAGAGCACGGCGTCACCGTCTCGGCCGAAGTCCGCGCCGCACTTGAACAGATCCAGTACTCCACCGTCGAGATCACCGAGCGTGTCAAACGGATCGCGCAGGCCACCGGAGAACAGTCGCAGAGTGCGGCGGATATTACCCGTTCCATCAGCCGCACCGTAGAGATGGTGGACAGCATCGCCCGGGCCACGGACGAACAGAAGCGCGGCGCGGACCAGATCACCAAGGCATCAGAGGCGATGCAGGCGACCGCCAACGAGGTGCGCGGTACCGTGCTGGAGCAGAAACGGCTCACGGAACGGATCTCCGAGCGGATCCAGCGGATCGCGGGCCTTGTGGAGAGCATCGACCGCGCTGCCCGCGAGCAGGGCGCAGGGGCCAAGGAAATAAGCTGGGCCGCGACCTCGATCAGCGAATCGAGCCGGAACAACCTGGACCGGGTGCTGGAACTGAATGAGGCGATCAGGCTGCTGGCCGCCGAGGCCCAGACACTGTCGACAACTGTCCAGAACTTCAAGGTGTAG
- a CDS encoding dienelactone hydrolase family protein, whose product MDIRTEWIEIDVGGQKMRSYLAQPKSGGPYPGVIVIQEIFGVNSHIRSVAERVAAEGYVALAPEMFHRTAPKLELGYEQADFGKGLELMAKAKLDEIRADLGAAKTFLEGYAASKEKKTGCMGFCFGGHVTYIAACDLGIDAAASFYGGGIAVGSPGGGSPTFERTKNIKGEVLCLFGAKDAYIPADQVKKIGDALKAAGVNHEVKVYDGADHGFFCDQRGTYQEAAARDAWEKVKALFRRALA is encoded by the coding sequence ATGGATATCAGGACCGAATGGATCGAGATCGATGTGGGCGGGCAGAAGATGCGTTCTTATCTGGCGCAGCCCAAATCCGGCGGGCCATATCCCGGTGTGATCGTCATACAGGAGATTTTCGGAGTTAACTCCCATATCCGCAGTGTCGCCGAGCGCGTTGCGGCCGAGGGATATGTGGCACTCGCTCCGGAGATGTTTCACCGCACTGCCCCCAAGCTGGAACTGGGATATGAGCAGGCCGATTTCGGAAAGGGCCTTGAGCTCATGGCCAAGGCAAAGCTGGATGAAATTCGCGCTGATCTTGGTGCGGCCAAGACGTTCCTCGAAGGATATGCGGCCTCGAAGGAGAAGAAGACCGGCTGCATGGGATTCTGCTTCGGCGGTCATGTTACCTATATCGCAGCCTGTGACCTCGGGATTGATGCCGCCGCGAGTTTCTACGGCGGCGGTATTGCTGTTGGTTCGCCGGGTGGCGGCTCACCGACGTTCGAGCGGACGAAGAACATCAAGGGTGAAGTCCTGTGCCTGTTCGGCGCCAAGGATGCCTATATCCCCGCCGACCAGGTGAAGAAGATCGGAGACGCCCTGAAGGCTGCCGGCGTGAATCATGAGGTCAAGGTCTACGATGGTGCCGACCATGGCTTCTTCTGCGACCAGCGGGGCACCTATCAGGAGGCTGCGGCCAGGGACGCGTGGGAGAAGGTCAAGGCACTTTTCCGGCGAGCATTGGCGTAA
- a CDS encoding thioredoxin domain-containing protein: MSQHKFTNRLAGEKSPYLLQHAHNPVDWYPWGEEAIRKAAAEDKPVFLSVGYATCHWCHVMERESFEDEEVAEALRRDFVCIKVDREERPDIDQIYMSAVQAITGRGGWPMSVFLAPDLKPFWGGTYFPRQAFLSILSQISRSWKHEREKIADSGKQIHQMLTQMAETRRQAGELDGKVFAAATAQSAQQFDPKWGGFGGAPKFPRPAQLRLLLRIARRSGDERVLQMVTHTLLRMAAGGIYDHVGGGFARYSVDERWEIPHFEKMLYDNAGLAVIYTEAFQYTKNPIFAQVVREILDYVLRDMTHPEGGFYSAEDADSEGHEGKFYVWSDEEFRSLLTADEYAELVRHFEISPHGNFEGKTNLMLRRPEDFLARRTGRLDSALKKLFAARVKRIRPLLDDKILTSWNGLMIAAMAKAGQALSEPRYLDAARKALAFVRRHLYQPGRLMRRWRDGEAAVAGTLDDYAYLVDGVLQLAESDPDLYPLVLELQALQDERFWDTAHAGYFYTDGSDPTVLVRTRQAEDEAVPSPNGVSALNLLRIYHLTFDVNRLRQAERMFEGFGGLAARYPAYFAALIQAYDFHHDETKEVVIAGTPDDPRTGFLIETLYSAYVPNRVVVLNTGGAAPVKLAQGKDPIAGAPVAYVCADNSCLRPTADPAEFAGQLGEIRPIKLVTVPPPEE, from the coding sequence GTGAGCCAGCACAAGTTCACCAACCGTCTTGCGGGCGAGAAAAGCCCGTATCTGCTTCAGCACGCCCACAACCCCGTGGACTGGTACCCCTGGGGGGAAGAGGCGATCCGCAAGGCGGCGGCCGAGGACAAGCCGGTTTTCCTGTCGGTCGGTTATGCCACCTGCCACTGGTGCCATGTGATGGAGCGGGAGTCGTTCGAGGACGAGGAGGTGGCCGAGGCTCTCCGCCGGGACTTTGTTTGCATCAAGGTGGACCGGGAAGAGCGGCCCGACATTGACCAGATTTACATGTCCGCTGTGCAGGCGATTACCGGCCGCGGGGGCTGGCCGATGTCGGTCTTTCTTGCGCCGGACCTGAAACCCTTCTGGGGCGGAACCTATTTCCCCAGGCAGGCATTTCTCAGCATCCTGTCGCAGATCAGCCGTTCGTGGAAACACGAACGGGAGAAGATCGCCGACAGCGGCAAGCAGATTCACCAGATGCTGACGCAGATGGCCGAAACGAGGCGGCAGGCCGGGGAACTGGACGGGAAAGTTTTTGCGGCGGCTACCGCACAGAGCGCCCAGCAGTTCGATCCCAAATGGGGCGGGTTCGGCGGTGCGCCAAAATTCCCCCGTCCTGCGCAATTGCGGCTGCTCCTGCGGATCGCACGTCGCAGCGGCGACGAGCGCGTGCTCCAGATGGTGACTCACACGCTGCTCCGGATGGCTGCAGGTGGCATTTATGACCATGTTGGAGGCGGTTTTGCCCGTTATTCGGTGGATGAGCGATGGGAAATCCCCCATTTCGAAAAGATGCTCTATGACAATGCCGGGCTCGCCGTTATCTATACGGAGGCGTTCCAGTACACGAAAAATCCCATATTCGCCCAGGTAGTACGCGAAATCCTCGACTACGTCCTGCGGGACATGACCCACCCGGAAGGCGGGTTCTATTCGGCCGAGGATGCCGACTCCGAAGGGCACGAAGGCAAATTCTATGTCTGGAGCGATGAGGAGTTCCGGTCCCTCCTCACGGCGGACGAATACGCCGAACTGGTGAGGCATTTCGAGATCAGCCCCCACGGCAACTTTGAGGGCAAGACGAACCTGATGCTCCGCCGGCCGGAGGATTTCCTGGCGCGCCGGACAGGCAGGCTCGATTCGGCCCTGAAAAAACTGTTCGCAGCCCGTGTGAAACGCATCCGGCCTCTGCTGGACGACAAGATTCTCACTTCGTGGAATGGTCTCATGATCGCTGCCATGGCCAAGGCCGGCCAGGCGCTCAGTGAGCCGCGCTACCTTGATGCCGCCCGGAAGGCGCTCGCCTTTGTCCGCAGGCACCTTTATCAGCCGGGCAGGTTGATGCGGCGCTGGCGTGACGGCGAAGCGGCTGTTGCCGGGACTCTCGATGACTACGCCTATCTGGTTGATGGGGTGCTGCAACTGGCCGAATCCGATCCGGATCTGTACCCGCTTGTTCTGGAACTCCAGGCGCTTCAGGACGAGAGATTCTGGGATACGGCACATGCGGGATATTTCTATACCGATGGTTCCGACCCGACCGTGCTGGTCCGTACCCGGCAGGCGGAGGACGAGGCGGTGCCGAGCCCCAATGGCGTGAGTGCGCTCAACCTGCTCCGGATCTATCACCTGACCTTCGATGTCAACCGGCTCAGGCAGGCCGAGCGGATGTTCGAGGGGTTCGGCGGACTGGCGGCGCGGTATCCGGCCTATTTCGCGGCGCTGATCCAGGCGTACGACTTCCATCATGACGAGACGAAAGAGGTGGTGATCGCCGGCACCCCGGACGACCCGCGAACAGGCTTCCTGATTGAGACGTTGTACTCCGCTTATGTTCCCAACCGGGTGGTGGTTCTGAATACTGGTGGCGCGGCGCCGGTGAAGCTCGCCCAGGGGAAGGACCCGATAGCCGGTGCGCCAGTTGCCTACGTTTGTGCCGATAACAGTTGCCTGAGGCCCACCGCCGATCCTGCCGAGTTCGCCGGCCAGCTTGGCGAGATACGTCCCATCAAGCTGGTGACTGTCCCGCCGCCGGAGGAGTGA
- a CDS encoding protein kinase produces the protein MAAPGPVVIDPKEKKKLTGLARKAARRGEHREAGELYVRAGELKEAVRCYLAASDISEASVLLARAGDPIGAAKLRENLEEWSFAGDLYRHGKAWDDAARCFDRAHKPAEQARVYIAAGQSVKAAQLLEKLGLSRMAAWTYAEAGEPERAAAAFRSAYEAEVERFHTDSAVQRSVPVIGLARMSGRMLAAAGKLEDGVAFLESAGLYSDAAEILKLGGQVSRAADYLVRSGRLLEAAAMLDESGEKARADELRGDLALSKGQKREAIRYYERAGQFERAGQLYEESDDPASAARMYEMGGQFDRAADLHRQSGDSLRAAQAFEKAKAWEAAAEEYVKAKELTRATQMLEQAGRKFQAADLYIRRGRLEEAIRLLQELESDDTNYRQGKSMLGDIFREKGMFSLAIKSYQLAVGNDEVTASNIEAFYQMAACHEREGNLTAAAALFERILVRDYLYKDTQSRLQSLKRQIGEGSSGRTTTGGRGRDAYAETMFGAPAAPPKPKRYRVESELGRGGMGIVYKAHDTLLDRETALKVLPPHFKAHPQALEAFFREAKAAAAMNHPNIVTIYDMGEDAGDNYIAMEFVDGQTLREVLNQQKLFPVKAALLVAGQICRALEYAHGRRVIHRDIKPANIMWTKDKQVKIMDFGLAKVVSEVQAQQTIVAGTPYYMSPEQTLGEGVDYRTDIYSTGVTLFELLTGRVPFKDGDVAYHHMHTPPPAASSFNPKVSPALDAVIQKAMSKNKEERHQGARALFDDLKSLVDKGLV, from the coding sequence ATGGCGGCACCCGGACCGGTTGTGATCGACCCCAAGGAAAAAAAGAAGCTCACCGGACTTGCCCGCAAGGCAGCCCGGAGAGGAGAGCACCGTGAGGCCGGCGAGTTATACGTTCGGGCCGGTGAACTGAAAGAAGCCGTGCGGTGCTATCTCGCTGCCAGCGACATATCGGAGGCGTCGGTTCTGCTGGCCCGTGCCGGTGATCCGATCGGTGCCGCAAAACTGAGGGAAAACCTTGAAGAGTGGTCCTTTGCTGGCGATCTGTACCGTCACGGCAAGGCATGGGATGACGCCGCCCGCTGCTTTGACCGCGCCCACAAGCCCGCCGAGCAGGCACGGGTCTACATCGCAGCCGGCCAGTCCGTAAAAGCGGCCCAGCTTCTGGAGAAACTGGGGCTCAGCCGGATGGCGGCTTGGACCTATGCCGAGGCCGGAGAGCCGGAACGTGCTGCGGCTGCCTTCAGGTCAGCGTACGAGGCTGAAGTGGAGCGTTTTCACACCGATTCCGCCGTTCAGCGGTCAGTGCCCGTGATAGGGCTGGCACGCATGTCTGGCAGGATGCTGGCGGCGGCGGGGAAACTAGAAGACGGCGTGGCATTCCTGGAATCGGCCGGCCTGTATTCGGACGCCGCCGAAATCCTCAAGCTGGGTGGGCAGGTCTCCCGGGCGGCGGACTACCTGGTTCGTAGCGGACGGCTTCTGGAAGCGGCTGCCATGCTTGACGAATCGGGCGAGAAGGCGCGGGCAGATGAGCTTCGCGGTGATCTGGCTCTCAGCAAGGGACAGAAGCGTGAAGCGATCCGGTATTATGAGCGGGCTGGCCAGTTCGAGCGGGCCGGGCAACTTTACGAGGAGTCCGACGATCCGGCCAGCGCGGCACGGATGTACGAGATGGGCGGCCAGTTCGACCGTGCGGCTGATCTCCACCGGCAAAGCGGCGATTCCCTGCGGGCGGCGCAAGCATTTGAAAAGGCCAAGGCATGGGAGGCGGCTGCCGAAGAGTATGTAAAGGCCAAGGAACTCACCCGGGCGACCCAGATGCTCGAACAGGCCGGCAGGAAATTCCAGGCAGCCGATCTGTATATCCGCCGGGGGCGGCTGGAAGAGGCGATCCGGTTGCTGCAGGAGCTTGAGTCCGACGACACCAACTATCGGCAGGGAAAGTCGATGCTTGGGGACATATTCCGCGAAAAAGGAATGTTCTCGCTGGCGATCAAGAGTTACCAGCTGGCCGTCGGTAACGATGAAGTGACCGCATCCAATATCGAGGCATTCTACCAGATGGCCGCCTGCCATGAACGGGAAGGGAACCTCACGGCGGCAGCGGCACTGTTCGAGCGGATACTGGTTCGGGATTACCTGTACAAGGACACTCAATCCCGGCTGCAGAGCCTCAAACGCCAGATCGGGGAGGGGTCATCCGGCCGTACAACTACCGGTGGCCGTGGCCGCGATGCCTATGCCGAGACGATGTTCGGTGCTCCGGCAGCGCCACCGAAGCCCAAGCGCTACCGGGTGGAATCGGAACTGGGCCGTGGTGGCATGGGTATCGTCTACAAGGCCCATGACACCCTGCTGGACCGGGAAACTGCCCTCAAGGTGTTGCCGCCGCATTTCAAGGCGCATCCGCAGGCTCTGGAAGCATTTTTCCGGGAAGCCAAGGCGGCCGCCGCCATGAACCACCCGAATATCGTCACGATCTATGACATGGGCGAGGATGCAGGCGACAACTACATCGCCATGGAGTTCGTTGACGGGCAGACACTCCGCGAAGTCCTGAACCAGCAGAAGCTTTTCCCGGTGAAGGCGGCCCTGCTGGTGGCCGGACAGATCTGCCGGGCACTGGAATATGCCCACGGCCGCCGGGTCATCCACCGGGATATCAAGCCGGCCAATATCATGTGGACGAAGGACAAGCAGGTGAAGATCATGGACTTCGGGCTCGCCAAGGTGGTGAGTGAAGTCCAGGCGCAGCAGACGATCGTCGCCGGAACACCCTACTATATGAGCCCTGAACAGACGCTTGGTGAAGGGGTAGACTACCGGACGGATATCTATTCGACCGGAGTCACGCTGTTCGAACTGCTCACCGGCCGCGTACCGTTCAAGGATGGCGACGTGGCCTATCACCACATGCACACACCGCCGCCGGCTGCTTCGTCATTCAACCCGAAAGTTTCTCCGGCCCTGGATGCGGTGATTCAGAAGGCGATGTCGAAGAACAAGGAGGAACGTCATCAGGGCGCACGCGCCCTGTTCGACGATCTGAAAAGTCTGGTGGACAAGGGACTGGTGTAG